In Pedobacter heparinus DSM 2366, the following are encoded in one genomic region:
- a CDS encoding SusC/RagA family TonB-linked outer membrane protein, translating into MKKKLLMLFMGTFLLVSHAMAQQITVSGKVTSSEDGGIVPGASVLIKGTKTATQTNSSGVYTIQTKAGDILVFSYIGLLPQERPVGGSSIINVVLSADSKGLNEVVVTAYGIERDSKSLGYSTPKVSGDEVSQTQRESFFSGLQGRVPGLSINPTSGDPGASSQIVLRGFVSVSGDNSPLIVVDGLPIDNSIINQTNDLIGGAPNRNSDYSNRAGDINPADIESYTILKGPEATALYGNLGASGAILITTKKAKAGKGSINYSTNFNVSSVVNMPEVQTKYNQGLNGIYASNTTVYGGPVYPEGTKLYNNFDAFFQNAISQQQNLSFEGGTEKYTYRWSNQYATFNGTVPNTNLDKFSSRLTAEGEIAPWLKLTTFFNYINSKNVKPTKGVSGYLSTLLRFPPRYDINYWQDELGNRVLRVADIYSEFDNPFWTAYKNTSTDETNRFMMNNTFRIRPTKWLNINVTMAADVSNTAGLQAFNGQSYAGSGSADDPALGRITTYDRKTRILNGSVVASANHKIGNFSTTFVLGGNIGDNYINTNSIYGEKMYDPNFYSINNTLPTTQRARNSINNYRTVGAFAQAVLGYNSLVYLTLSGRVDGASRLMPNDPYFAYPSASFAFNFTDLKYFKEIDWITGGKLRASVGITGKEPWRTYAVLTNLTPRTSSGGGFSYDYNGGNRKLKPETTINWETGFDLKMFKDRLSLDFTYYRLLSKDQIIQPRISYATGYVLRMLNGGEVRNQGVEIQVMGTPIQRKDFGWDATFNFALNRGKVISIADELPELYDSDTWVLGGLRSAVFPGASMTAIGGIRFDRNNNGDILINPATGLPYTTGENYEVIGDRQPKFTFGITNNIRLKSFNLSFLWDFRIGGDIVNGTEYVNYTRGISTKTLDREEPRVVKGVLKDGLENTNNPTPNAIAVTPYLNSLYYTTNVSAEMFVEKNINTIRLRDISLSYVIPKTVFKRLPFLQSASVFVTLTDVVLFTNYSGMDPESNSNNASLGGAGGMGIDYYNMGRPLTANFGLKLKL; encoded by the coding sequence ATGAAAAAAAAATTACTCATGTTATTCATGGGGACTTTTTTGTTGGTGTCACATGCCATGGCACAACAAATTACCGTTTCCGGTAAAGTAACTTCATCTGAAGATGGAGGTATTGTCCCTGGGGCTTCTGTTTTAATTAAAGGGACGAAGACGGCTACTCAAACAAATTCATCGGGTGTGTATACCATACAGACTAAGGCGGGGGACATCCTTGTGTTTAGCTACATCGGATTACTCCCTCAGGAAAGACCTGTTGGTGGTAGCTCAATAATCAACGTTGTTTTAAGCGCGGATTCAAAAGGGTTGAATGAAGTTGTGGTAACTGCCTACGGTATTGAACGGGATTCCAAATCACTAGGTTATTCTACACCTAAAGTGAGTGGAGATGAGGTTTCCCAGACACAAAGAGAATCCTTTTTCAGTGGTTTACAAGGACGTGTTCCAGGCTTATCTATCAATCCGACCAGTGGTGATCCCGGTGCATCATCGCAAATTGTATTGAGGGGCTTTGTATCAGTAAGTGGGGATAACAGCCCACTGATTGTAGTTGATGGGTTGCCTATTGACAATTCAATTATCAACCAGACCAATGATCTGATAGGAGGGGCACCCAACCGTAACTCGGATTACTCCAATCGTGCTGGTGACATTAACCCAGCAGATATTGAAAGTTATACCATATTAAAAGGGCCAGAAGCAACAGCATTATATGGTAACCTTGGAGCTAGTGGGGCTATTCTGATTACGACTAAAAAAGCAAAAGCAGGAAAAGGAAGTATTAACTACAGTACAAACTTTAACGTTTCTAGTGTAGTTAATATGCCAGAAGTACAAACCAAATACAATCAGGGACTGAATGGAATATATGCTTCCAATACAACAGTTTATGGTGGTCCGGTATATCCTGAAGGAACCAAGCTTTATAATAATTTTGATGCGTTCTTTCAGAATGCAATTTCGCAGCAGCAAAACCTTTCTTTTGAAGGAGGTACTGAAAAATATACCTATCGTTGGTCCAATCAATATGCCACGTTTAATGGTACGGTGCCCAATACAAACCTGGATAAGTTTTCTTCACGTTTAACTGCGGAAGGAGAGATTGCTCCCTGGTTAAAATTAACAACGTTTTTTAACTATATCAATAGTAAGAATGTGAAGCCAACTAAAGGTGTTTCTGGCTACCTGTCTACTTTACTGCGTTTTCCTCCAAGATATGACATCAATTACTGGCAGGATGAACTAGGTAACAGGGTGTTGCGTGTGGCTGATATTTATAGTGAATTTGACAACCCTTTTTGGACAGCCTATAAGAATACGTCAACGGATGAGACAAACCGTTTTATGATGAACAATACTTTTCGTATCAGGCCAACTAAGTGGTTGAATATTAATGTAACGATGGCCGCAGATGTCTCTAACACAGCTGGATTGCAGGCTTTTAACGGACAGTCTTATGCAGGTTCAGGTTCTGCTGATGATCCTGCTTTGGGAAGAATCACAACTTATGACCGGAAAACCAGGATACTGAATGGCTCTGTTGTTGCCTCAGCAAATCATAAAATCGGGAACTTCAGTACCACATTTGTACTAGGTGGGAATATAGGTGATAATTATATCAATACGAACTCAATATATGGGGAAAAAATGTATGATCCTAACTTCTATAGTATCAACAATACATTGCCTACTACACAGAGAGCACGTAATTCTATCAATAATTATAGAACTGTTGGTGCATTTGCCCAGGCGGTTTTAGGTTACAATTCGCTTGTTTATTTAACACTTTCAGGAAGGGTTGATGGTGCTTCACGTTTGATGCCAAATGACCCATATTTTGCCTACCCTTCTGCCAGTTTTGCTTTCAATTTTACTGATCTTAAGTATTTCAAGGAAATTGACTGGATAACAGGTGGTAAGCTTAGGGCTTCGGTAGGTATAACAGGTAAAGAGCCCTGGAGAACTTATGCTGTTTTAACCAATTTAACACCAAGAACATCGAGTGGAGGTGGCTTTTCTTATGATTATAACGGAGGAAACCGTAAGCTTAAGCCCGAAACAACAATTAATTGGGAAACCGGGTTTGACTTGAAAATGTTTAAAGACAGACTGAGTTTAGATTTTACCTACTATCGTTTATTGAGTAAGGATCAGATCATTCAGCCACGAATCAGCTACGCAACGGGTTATGTCTTACGGATGCTGAATGGAGGTGAGGTACGGAATCAGGGGGTTGAAATTCAGGTGATGGGTACACCTATCCAAAGAAAAGATTTTGGCTGGGATGCGACATTCAACTTTGCGCTGAACAGGGGTAAGGTAATTTCTATTGCTGATGAACTGCCGGAATTGTATGATTCGGATACTTGGGTACTTGGTGGCTTGAGGTCTGCGGTATTTCCTGGGGCAAGTATGACTGCCATTGGAGGTATACGTTTTGACAGGAACAATAATGGGGATATTTTGATCAATCCGGCTACAGGTCTTCCGTATACAACTGGTGAAAACTATGAAGTGATTGGTGATCGTCAGCCAAAATTTACATTTGGAATAACAAATAATATCAGGTTAAAAAGCTTTAATCTTTCCTTTTTGTGGGATTTCCGTATTGGGGGAGATATTGTAAATGGTACCGAATACGTAAATTATACACGTGGTATAAGCACCAAGACTCTTGATAGAGAAGAACCACGAGTAGTAAAGGGCGTGTTAAAAGACGGCTTGGAAAACACAAACAACCCAACGCCAAATGCAATTGCTGTTACCCCGTATCTGAATTCACTATATTATACTACGAATGTTTCCGCAGAGATGTTTGTTGAAAAGAACATCAATACAATTCGTTTAAGGGACATTAGCTTAAGCTATGTTATTCCAAAAACAGTTTTTAAGCGGTTGCCTTTTCTGCAAAGTGCAAGTGTGTTTGTAACGCTAACGGATGTGGTGTTGTTTACCAACTATTCAGGAATGGATCCTGAAAGTAATTCAAACAATGCCTCTCTCGGTGGAGCAGGTGGGATGGGAATAGACTATTATAATATGGGTCGCCCTTTAACAGCAAACTTTGGTTTGAAATTGAAACTTTAA
- a CDS encoding DeoR/GlpR family DNA-binding transcription regulator has translation MLKKERHDFVMRQINLHNRVLTSDLVQLLNVSEDTIRRDLQELADKGQLSKVHGGALSKSYQSSFDDSEVYAKDAKILIAKKTIPLIKDGMVILTGGGTSIIELVKQLPENLNATFFTISPFVAIELAKYPRVEVILIGGLFSKNSQITYGGHVINQLSEINADLCLLGTSAIHPLDGLTDTDWEINQLKKAMFSSSKRAAILCISEKLDTSLRLKVASLDNIDYLVTELDPGAEELNAYRVKTLQIL, from the coding sequence ATGCTCAAAAAAGAAAGGCACGACTTTGTAATGCGCCAGATCAACTTACACAACCGTGTGCTTACATCTGACCTTGTTCAATTGCTCAATGTCTCTGAAGATACCATCCGGCGTGACCTTCAGGAATTGGCAGACAAAGGCCAGCTTTCTAAGGTACATGGTGGTGCGCTCTCAAAATCTTATCAATCTTCTTTTGACGATAGTGAAGTTTATGCCAAGGATGCCAAAATCCTCATCGCGAAGAAAACCATTCCCTTAATAAAAGACGGAATGGTCATTTTAACAGGGGGAGGAACCTCTATTATAGAGCTGGTAAAACAACTCCCCGAAAATTTAAATGCAACCTTCTTTACCATCAGCCCCTTTGTAGCCATAGAACTGGCAAAATATCCCCGAGTAGAGGTGATCCTTATAGGTGGTTTATTTTCGAAAAACTCGCAGATAACTTATGGAGGGCATGTTATCAACCAGCTTTCAGAGATCAATGCCGACCTTTGCCTGCTGGGTACCAGTGCCATACACCCGTTGGACGGACTAACAGATACCGATTGGGAAATTAACCAACTGAAAAAAGCCATGTTCAGCTCTTCAAAAAGAGCCGCTATTCTGTGCATTTCGGAAAAACTGGATACTTCGTTAAGGTTAAAAGTGGCTTCCCTGGATAATATAGATTACCTGGTTACAGAGCTGGATCCAGGAGCCGAAGAACTTAATGCTTATAGGGTAAAAACGCTACAGATACTTTAG